One Plectropomus leopardus isolate mb chromosome 1, YSFRI_Pleo_2.0, whole genome shotgun sequence DNA segment encodes these proteins:
- the psmb1 gene encoding proteasome subunit beta type-1, giving the protein MLSSQTFGDPGKMKDYHYTGPVEHRFSPYAFNGGTVLAVAGEDFAIVASDTRLSEGYSIHSRDSPKCYKLTDTTVIGCSGFHGDCLTLTKIIDARLKMYKHSNNKTMTCGAIAAMLSTILYGRRFFPYYVYNIIGGLDEEGKGAVYSFDPVGSYQRDTYKAGGSASAMLQPLLDNQIGFKNMEGVQHVPLTQDKAVQLVKDVFISAAERDVYTGDALRVCIITKEGISEQTIPLRKD; this is encoded by the exons ATGCTTTCTTCTCAAACGTTTGGCGACCCTGGGAAAATGAAAGATTATCATTATACTGGTCCAGTAGAGCACCGGTTCTCACCGTACGCTTTCAACGGAGG gacCGTACTAGCTGTTGCTGGGGAAGACTTCGCCATTGTAGCTTCAGACACCAGGCTGAGTGAAGGCTACTCCATCCACAGCCGCGACTCTCCAAAATGCTACAAACT GACAGACACAACCGTCATTGGCTGCAGCGGTTTCCATGGCGACTGCTTGACTCTGACCAAAATCATTGATGCCAGACTAAAG ATGTACAAACACTCAAATAATAAGACGATGACCTGTGGTGCCATCGCAGCCATGTTGTCCACCATCCTGTACGGCAGGAGGTTTTTTCCCTACTACGTCTACAACATCATCGGAGGTCTGGATGAAGAGG GCAAGGGAGCAGTGTACAGTTTTGACCCCGTGGGCTCCTACCAGAGAGACACCTACAAGGCTGGAGGATCAGCAAGTGCCATGCTACAGCCGCTGCTGGACAACCAG ATTGGATTCAAGAACATGGAGGGTGTCCAGCACGTCCCTCTGACTCAGGACAAAGCGGTTCAGCTGGTCAAGGATGTCTTCATCTCGGCCGCAGAGAGAGATGTCTACACCGGGGACGCTCTTCGGGTCTGCATCATCACTAAAGAGGGCATCAGTGAGCAGACTATACCTCTGAGGAAGGACTGA